TGCATGGTGCGCGACCCGCCTCCCGGCCACGATGACCTCATCGGATCGTCGAGTGGGGAGGAGCGTCGATGAGGCTCGCGGAACGGATGGGATCGTGGAGCGTGCGCCACCGCCTTCTGGCGGTGGGCGGCTGGGCGGCTTTCGTGGCCGTCGCGGTGGCGGCCGGCAGCATGGTGGGGCAGCGGATGCTCTCCGACAGCGAGAGCGGCAGCGGCGAGTCGCTGCGCGCCCAGCAGATCCTCGACCACGCGGGGTTCCCCGACCGGGCCGGCGAGCAGGTTCTGATCCAGAGCCGCAGCATGACCGTGGCCGACGCGCGGTTCCGGCAGGCGGTTGCCGACGTCGTGCGCGACCTGCGGACGCAGCCCGTGGTGGTCGCGCTGCGCACGCCGTTCGCGCCGGGCGTCCACGGCCAGGTGTCGGCCGATCGCCGCTCTGCGCTGATCCAGTTCGACGTCCGCGGTCCGTCCGAGACGGCGGAGAACCGCATCGCGCCGGTGATGGCGGCCGTCGACCGCGCTGCGCGCGACCACCCGGCGTTCTTCATCGGCGAGGTCGGCGACGCCAGCGGCAACTACCAGGTCGACCACACCGTCGGCAAGGACTTCGCGAACGCCGAGGTGCTGTCGATCCCGGTCACGCTGGTGATCCTGCTGTTCGCGTTCGGCGCCCTGGTCGCGGCCGGCATCCCCGTGCTCCTGGCGTTCACGGCGGTGCTCGCGACCATCGGCCTGCAGTCGCTCGTCAGCCACCTGATCCCGTCGACCACCGCCACCCAGTCGGTGATCCTGCTGATCGGGATGGCGGTCGGCGTCGACTACTCGCTGTTCTACCTCCAGCGCGAGCGCGAGCAGCGGGGGCCGACCAAGACGGCCGACCGGGCCGCGGTGAAGGCGGCCAAGCGTGCCCTGCGGGCGGCCCGAAAGACGCGCGACGCCGCGCGGGCGCAAGCGGCGAAGGACGCCCTGGCCGCGGCCCGGGCGGCGTCCGCCGAGAACCGGCGCGAGGCGCTCCGGGTCGCGGCCGCCACCTCCGGACGGGCCGTGCTGGTGTCCGGGTTGACCGTGATGGTCGCGATGGCCGGGCTGCTCCTGACCGGCGACAAGACGTTCACGTCGATCGGCGTCGGCGCCATGCTGGTCGTCCTCTGCACCGTGATCGGCTCGCTGACCGTGCTGCCCGGGCTGCTGGCGCTGCTCGGCGATCGCGTCGACCGGGGCCGGATCCCGCTGCTGCACAGGCTGTCGGGACGGGCCGGCGGCGGCGCCTGGGGCGCCCTCGTGGGGCGTGTCAACCGGCGGCCGCTGCCGGCTGCCCTGATCTCGGCGGGCCTGCTCGTCGCGCTCGCGCTGCCGGCGGCCGGGCTGCACATCGCGCTGCCCGGGTTCAGCAGCCTGCCCCGGTCGCTCCCGGTGGTCGTCACCTACGACCACATGCAGACGGCGTTCCCCGGCGCGCCGATCCCCGCCGACGTCGTGGTCAAGGCGCGGGACGTCACCGCACCCCCCGTGCGCACGCAGATCCGCAGGCTGGAGCGCCGCGCGCTGGCCAGCGGGCGCATGTCGGCGCCGGTGCAGGTGCTCGTGAACCGCGGCCACACCGTCGCCCAGGTGCTGATCCCGATGCACGGCTCGGGCGAGAACGCCCGCTCGATGGCCGCCCTCGGCGAGCTGCGCGGCCGCCTCATCCCGGAGACGCTCGGCACGCTCCCCGGTGTCGAGACGGCGGTCACCGGCGAGACGGCGGGATCGGCCGACTTCAACGCCGAGATGCGCCACGCGGCGCCGCTCGTGTTCGGGTTCGTGCTGGGGCTGGCGTTCCTGCTGCTCCTGGTCACGTTCCGGTCGATCGTCATCCCGCTGCAGGCGATCGGGCTCACGCTGCTCTCGGTCGGGGCCGCCTACGGCGTGCTCGTCTCGGTGTTCCAGCACGGCGTGGGCGCCTCGCTCGTCGGCATGCACGGGACGGCGCCCATCACCTCGTGGCTGCCGCTGTTCCTGTTCGTCGTGCTGTTCGGGCTCTCGATGGACTACCACGTGTTCATCGTCAGCCGCATCCGCGAGCTGGCCGAGTCGGGCATGCCCACGTCCGAGGCGGTGACGGCAGGGATCGTCGCCACCGCCGGCACCGTGACCAGCGCCGCCGCCGTGATGGTCGGCGTGTTCTCCATCTTCGCCACGCTCTCGACCGTCGATCTGAAGCAGGTCGGTGTCGGGCTGGCCGCGGCGGTCCTGATCGACGCCACGATCGTGCGCGGCGTGCTCCTGCCGTCCGTGATGACCCTGGCCGGCGACGCGAACTGGTACCTGCCGGGCGTGGGCCGCCGCCGCGCGAAGCGCGCGGCGTTGACACCCGATCCGCGCCGGGTATGACCGGCGCGAGCGGTTACAGTCGCGACATGGATACCGGCCTCGCCGAGGCCGGCGTGGCCGCCCCGCCCGGGTGGCCACGCCGGCTGATCCTCTCGAGACGTCCGTGGGTGGATGCGCTGTTCCTGCTGACGAGCTTCCCCGTCGGACTCGTCTCGTTCGTCTCGCTGGTGGTGATGCTCTCGCTCGGGGTCGGCCTCGCGATCATCTGGATCGGCCTGCCGATCCTCGTGCTCACCATTCTCGGCTGGCGGCAGGCGGCGGGCCTCGAGCGATGGCGGGTCGGCGTCTTCCTGGGCGTCACGGTCCCCGATCCGCACCAGCCGTGGCCGGCCGGGTCGGTCTGGCGGCGGCTGCGCACGATGCTCGCCGACCCGGCCGTCTGGCGCGATCTCGCCTACTGGATCCTGCTCTTCCCGATCGGGGTGGCGGAGCTCGTCCTGGTGGTCACGCTCGTGACGGTCACGGCGTCGCTGCTCGCCGCGCCCTTCTCGTACAGCTCGGTCGACATCAACTTCGGATCCGTGCACGTGCACACGCTGCCCGCGGCGCTCGGGCTGATGCTGCTGGGCGTCGTGGCGGCTCCCGTCACCGCGCTTCTCATCTCCGGCGCGGCGTGGCTGCACGGCCAGCTTGCGCGGGTGCTGCTGGGACCGAACCGGGCCGGCCGCCTCGCGGAGCGGGTGGACGTACTGGCCGAGAGCCGCTCGCGGATGGTCGATGCGTCGATCGACGAGCGGCGGCGGATCGAGCGCGACCTGCACGACGGCGCGCAGCAGCGGCTGGTCGCGCTGGCGATGGATCTCGGCATGGCCCGGGAGCGCATGGAGTCGGACCCTGATTCCGCCCGCGAGCTCGTCGACGAGGCGCACGAGGAGGCCAAGCGGGCGCTGGCCGAGCTGCGCGACCTGGTGCGCGGCATCCATCCGGCCGTGCTCACCGACCGGGGGCTCGATGCGGCAGTGTCGGCGCTGGCGGGGCGCAGCCGGGTGCCGGTGACCGTGTCGTGCGACGTTCCCGGCCGGCTCCCCGAGGCGATCGAGTCGACCGCGTACTTCGTGGTCGCCGAGGGGCTGACCAACGTCGCCAAGCACAGCCGCGCCCGCCACGCCTACGTGAACCTGCGCCTCTCGAAAGGCCTCCTGACGGTCGAGATCTCCGACGACGGGATCGGCGGCGCCGATCCGGCCCGGGGCAGCGGGCTGCGCGGGCTCGGAGACCGGGTGGCGGCGGTGGACGGCGGCCTGGTGCTCGAGCGCACCCCGGACGGCCGCACCGTCCTGCGAGCGGAGATCCCGTGCGCGTCGTGATCGCCGAGGACTCCGGGCTGCTGCGCCAGGGGCTGGTGCGGCTCCTGGGTGACTCCGGGTTCGAGGTGGTGGCGCAGGTGGGCGACGGCCCGGGTCTGGTGGAGGCGGTCGACCGCCACCGGCCCGACGTGTGCGTGGTCGACGTGCGGATGCCGCCGACCCATCGCGACGAGGGCCTGCGGGCGGCGCTCGAGGCGCGCCGCCTCGTGCCGGGTCTGCCGGTCGTAATCCTGTCCCAGTACGTGGAGGAGCGCTACGCGGGCGAGCTGCTCGAGTCGGGCGCGGACGGCGTCGGCTACCTGCTCAAGGACCGGGTGGCCGACGTGGGGGACTTCGTCGATGCGCTGCGCCGGGTCGCGGCCGGGGGGACGGTGCTCGATCCGGAGGTCGTGGCGCAGCTGCTGGCCCGGCGACGGCGCGACGACCCGCTGGAGACGCTCACCCCGCGCGAGCGGGAGGTGCTCGGGCTGATGGCGGAGGGCCGGTCGAACGCCCATATCGCCCGCTCGCTGGTGGTCACCGACGGCGCGGTCGAGAAGCACGTACGAAACATCTTCGGCAAGCTCGGGCTGCCGGCCTCCGACTCGAACCACCGGCGCGTGCTGGCGGTGCTCGCGTACCTGCGCGACTGAGCGGCCGGGTGCAAGAATGGGCCGGGTATGGGAACCGGCAAGGTCGTCGTGAACAGGTCGATGTCGCTGGACGGCTTCATCGCCGGTCCCGGCCACGACATGGACTGGGGCGGCGGCGGTCGCCGGCTCGGCGAATTCGTCGCGCCCGAGGACATGGCGGAGATCGCGGCGGCCACCGGTGCCATGCTCATCGGCCGGCGCACCTGGGAGGTCGGAGACGAGATGGAGGCCGAAGAGCCCGGCACCACCGACTACCCCTTCGCCGGCCCGTTCTTCCTCCTCACTCACAGACCGCTCGATCCGCCCAACCCGGACGTGACGATCCTGAGCGGCGACATCGGCGACGCGGTGGCCACGGCGCTGGACGCCGCCGGCGACAAGAATCTCGAGATCCTCGGCGCCGACGTGGCCGGCCAGGCTCTGGGGCGCGGGCTGGTCGACGAGATCCTGGTGTACGTCGTGCCCGTGGTGCTCGGCGACGGCATCCGCTTCTCGCCCCCGGGCCTCGCCCGGGTCGACCTGGAGCCGATCGACAGCAGGCGGTCGCGCGACGCCACCATCCTGCGGTTCGGGGTCCGGAAGTAGGCCGGCTCACCGCGAGCCCTTTGGCTACCGCGTCGCCTCGAGGGCGGCGTCCAGTGCATTGAGCGCGACACCGGCGCCGAGCTGCGCCCCACGCTCGAGGCGGACTACTCGGGCGTCCCCATCTCGCCATCGGCGTGGTGGGGGCTAGAGTCGCCCGGCAATGGCAATTGACGTCGTCGAACTGCTGACCGCCGCCGATCTCCGCGGCGGCCTCGTCGTGCCCGGGTCGGCCGAATTCGATCGCCGGCGGCGGATCTGGAACGCCGTGGTCGATCGCCACCCGGCCGCGATCGTGCGCCCGACGACGGCGGATGAGGTTGCGGCCGTCGTCCGCGCGGCCGCGGAGTCCGACGCCCTGCTGAGCGTGCGCTGCGGCGGCCACAGCTTTCCCGGCCACTCGACGTGCGATGGCGGGGTGGTGCTGGATCTCTCGGCGATGAACTCGGTCTCGATCGATCCGGCGACCGGGCGCTGCGTCGTGGGCGGCGGAGCGCGGCTCGGCGACGTCGACCAGGCTGCCCTGCCACATGGCCTCGCCGTTCCGGCCGGCGTCGTGTCGCATACCGGCATCGGCGGACTCACCCTGGGCGGCGGGATGGGGTGGCTGAGCCGGCTGCACGGCTTGACGATCGATTCGCTCGTCGCGGTCGACATCGTGACTGCCGACGGCGCGCTTCGGCGGGCGTGCGTGGAGAGCGAGCCCGACCTGTTCTGGGCGCTGTGCGGCGGCGGCGGCAATTTCGGCGTCGTGGTCGCATTCGAGTTCCGGGCGCGTGCGGTCCAGCCGGTCTCGGCCGGCAAGTGGGCCTATCCGCTCGCCGACATCCACGACGCGATGCTGGGGGCGGCCGAGCTCGCCGTCGGCGCGCCGCGGGAGCTCACGATCTCGTTCTCGGCGACACGGCTCGGCGTTGCCCTGACCGCGTTCTGGGCGGGCGCGCCCTCACGCGCCGACGCCGGGCTCGCGCCGTTCGGACGGCTGACCTCCTCGGCGGCCGGCGGACACGGCCCGGTCTCGTTCCTCGACCTCCAGAGGCGGAACGACCACCACTCCGCCTGGGGCCGGCGCTACTACGCCAAGGGCGGATTCGTCCGCCACCTCGACGCCGACCTGGTGGACTGCATCGCCGAGGCGGTGGCCGAGGGGCCGAGCGACCACTCCGAGGTCTACGTCCCGCAGCTCGGCGGAGCGGTCGCAGACGTCGACGAGGACGCCACCGCCTACTCGGGCCGAGTGGCGGGCTTCTACTGGCTCGTCGAGCCGATCTGGGACGACCCCGCCGACGACGCCCGCTGCCTGGAGTGGGGCAGGCGTCACGGCGGCCGGCTGGCCGCGCTGTCCATGGACTCCAACTACGTCAACGAGCAGGCCGACACCGGCGGCGAGTTCCCGGAGCAGGCATACGGCAGCTCGAAGTACCAGCGCC
This is a stretch of genomic DNA from Gaiellales bacterium. It encodes these proteins:
- a CDS encoding FAD-binding oxidoreductase, encoding MAIDVVELLTAADLRGGLVVPGSAEFDRRRRIWNAVVDRHPAAIVRPTTADEVAAVVRAAAESDALLSVRCGGHSFPGHSTCDGGVVLDLSAMNSVSIDPATGRCVVGGGARLGDVDQAALPHGLAVPAGVVSHTGIGGLTLGGGMGWLSRLHGLTIDSLVAVDIVTADGALRRACVESEPDLFWALCGGGGNFGVVVAFEFRARAVQPVSAGKWAYPLADIHDAMLGAAELAVGAPRELTISFSATRLGVALTAFWAGAPSRADAGLAPFGRLTSSAAGGHGPVSFLDLQRRNDHHSAWGRRYYAKGGFVRHLDADLVDCIAEAVAEGPSDHSEVYVPQLGGAVADVDEDATAYSGRVAGFYWLVEPIWDDPADDARCLEWGRRHGGRLAALSMDSNYVNEQADTGGEFPEQAYGSSKYQRLRSIKARYDPTNLFRLNANIEPAGAAERAPLRT
- a CDS encoding response regulator transcription factor yields the protein MRVVIAEDSGLLRQGLVRLLGDSGFEVVAQVGDGPGLVEAVDRHRPDVCVVDVRMPPTHRDEGLRAALEARRLVPGLPVVILSQYVEERYAGELLESGADGVGYLLKDRVADVGDFVDALRRVAAGGTVLDPEVVAQLLARRRRDDPLETLTPREREVLGLMAEGRSNAHIARSLVVTDGAVEKHVRNIFGKLGLPASDSNHRRVLAVLAYLRD
- a CDS encoding MMPL family transporter — translated: MRLAERMGSWSVRHRLLAVGGWAAFVAVAVAAGSMVGQRMLSDSESGSGESLRAQQILDHAGFPDRAGEQVLIQSRSMTVADARFRQAVADVVRDLRTQPVVVALRTPFAPGVHGQVSADRRSALIQFDVRGPSETAENRIAPVMAAVDRAARDHPAFFIGEVGDASGNYQVDHTVGKDFANAEVLSIPVTLVILLFAFGALVAAGIPVLLAFTAVLATIGLQSLVSHLIPSTTATQSVILLIGMAVGVDYSLFYLQREREQRGPTKTADRAAVKAAKRALRAARKTRDAARAQAAKDALAAARAASAENRREALRVAAATSGRAVLVSGLTVMVAMAGLLLTGDKTFTSIGVGAMLVVLCTVIGSLTVLPGLLALLGDRVDRGRIPLLHRLSGRAGGGAWGALVGRVNRRPLPAALISAGLLVALALPAAGLHIALPGFSSLPRSLPVVVTYDHMQTAFPGAPIPADVVVKARDVTAPPVRTQIRRLERRALASGRMSAPVQVLVNRGHTVAQVLIPMHGSGENARSMAALGELRGRLIPETLGTLPGVETAVTGETAGSADFNAEMRHAAPLVFGFVLGLAFLLLLVTFRSIVIPLQAIGLTLLSVGAAYGVLVSVFQHGVGASLVGMHGTAPITSWLPLFLFVVLFGLSMDYHVFIVSRIRELAESGMPTSEAVTAGIVATAGTVTSAAAVMVGVFSIFATLSTVDLKQVGVGLAAAVLIDATIVRGVLLPSVMTLAGDANWYLPGVGRRRAKRAALTPDPRRV
- a CDS encoding sensor histidine kinase, encoding MDTGLAEAGVAAPPGWPRRLILSRRPWVDALFLLTSFPVGLVSFVSLVVMLSLGVGLAIIWIGLPILVLTILGWRQAAGLERWRVGVFLGVTVPDPHQPWPAGSVWRRLRTMLADPAVWRDLAYWILLFPIGVAELVLVVTLVTVTASLLAAPFSYSSVDINFGSVHVHTLPAALGLMLLGVVAAPVTALLISGAAWLHGQLARVLLGPNRAGRLAERVDVLAESRSRMVDASIDERRRIERDLHDGAQQRLVALAMDLGMARERMESDPDSARELVDEAHEEAKRALAELRDLVRGIHPAVLTDRGLDAAVSALAGRSRVPVTVSCDVPGRLPEAIESTAYFVVAEGLTNVAKHSRARHAYVNLRLSKGLLTVEISDDGIGGADPARGSGLRGLGDRVAAVDGGLVLERTPDGRTVLRAEIPCAS
- a CDS encoding dihydrofolate reductase family protein, which gives rise to MGTGKVVVNRSMSLDGFIAGPGHDMDWGGGGRRLGEFVAPEDMAEIAAATGAMLIGRRTWEVGDEMEAEEPGTTDYPFAGPFFLLTHRPLDPPNPDVTILSGDIGDAVATALDAAGDKNLEILGADVAGQALGRGLVDEILVYVVPVVLGDGIRFSPPGLARVDLEPIDSRRSRDATILRFGVRK